In one Macaca fascicularis isolate 582-1 chromosome 6, T2T-MFA8v1.1 genomic region, the following are encoded:
- the GRAMD2B gene encoding GRAM domain-containing protein 2B isoform X11, with product MFVSLLSRDSTYKLLKSVCGHLENTSVGNSPNPSSAENSFRADRPSSLPLDFNDEFSDLDGVFQQRRQDMEGYSSSGSQTPESENSRVDFHVTESQTVLNVSKGEAKPTRADAHVNRVPEGKAKSLPAQGLSETVGILHKVKSQKCPMLHHILIFYAIVVCALIISTFYMRYRINTLEEQLGLLTSIVDTHNTEQAAPSGLGSQVQFNVEVLCQELTANIVKLEKIQNNLQKLLENGD from the exons aTGTTTGTCTCCTTACTCTCCAGAGATTCAACTTACAAACTACTAAAATCTGTGTGTGGACACTTAGAA AATACAAGTGTTGGTAACAGTCCCAATCCATCTTCTGCTGAAAACAGTTTCCGAGCAGACCGCCCGTCATCTCTGCCTCTG GATTTCAATGATGAATTCTCAGATCTGGATGGAGTGTTTCAACAAAGAAGGCAAGACATGGAAGGATACAGCAGTTctggttctcaaactcctgaatctGAGAACTCTCGAG TAGATTTCCATGTGACAGAATCCCAAACAGTTCTGAATGTCTCCAAGGGAGAAGCAAAGCCAACTCGGGCAGATGCCCATGTGAACAGAGTACCTGAAGGAAAAGCCAAGAGTCTCCCTGCACAGG GTCTGTCAGAAACTGTTGGAATCTTACATAAAGTCAAGTCTCAGAAATGTCCCATGCTTCACCATATTCTTATATTCTATGCAATTGT TGTCTGTGCACTAATCATCTCGACCTTCTATATGAGATACAGAATTAATACTCTGGAGGAGCAGCTGGGGTTACTAACCTCCATTGTGGACACCCATAATACTGA ACAGGCAGCACCATCTGGCCTGGGATCACAAGTACAATTCAATGTGGAAGTTCTCTGTCAAGAGCTTACAGCTAACATAGTGAAATTAGAAAAG atacaaaataacTTACAGAAGCTGCTTGAGAATGGTGACTGA
- the GRAMD2B gene encoding GRAM domain-containing protein 2B isoform X12 yields the protein MFVSLLSRDSTYKLLKSVCGHLENTSVGNSPNPSSAENSFRADRPSSLPLDFNDEFSDLDGVFQQRRQDMEGYSSSGSQTPESENSRDFHVTESQTVLNVSKGEAKPTRADAHVNRVPEGKAKSLPAQGLSETVGILHKVKSQKCPMLHHILIFYAIVVCALIISTFYMRYRINTLEEQLGLLTSIVDTHNTEQAAPSGLGSQVQFNVEVLCQELTANIVKLEKIQNNLQKLLENGD from the exons aTGTTTGTCTCCTTACTCTCCAGAGATTCAACTTACAAACTACTAAAATCTGTGTGTGGACACTTAGAA AATACAAGTGTTGGTAACAGTCCCAATCCATCTTCTGCTGAAAACAGTTTCCGAGCAGACCGCCCGTCATCTCTGCCTCTG GATTTCAATGATGAATTCTCAGATCTGGATGGAGTGTTTCAACAAAGAAGGCAAGACATGGAAGGATACAGCAGTTctggttctcaaactcctgaatctGAGAACTCTCGAG ATTTCCATGTGACAGAATCCCAAACAGTTCTGAATGTCTCCAAGGGAGAAGCAAAGCCAACTCGGGCAGATGCCCATGTGAACAGAGTACCTGAAGGAAAAGCCAAGAGTCTCCCTGCACAGG GTCTGTCAGAAACTGTTGGAATCTTACATAAAGTCAAGTCTCAGAAATGTCCCATGCTTCACCATATTCTTATATTCTATGCAATTGT TGTCTGTGCACTAATCATCTCGACCTTCTATATGAGATACAGAATTAATACTCTGGAGGAGCAGCTGGGGTTACTAACCTCCATTGTGGACACCCATAATACTGA ACAGGCAGCACCATCTGGCCTGGGATCACAAGTACAATTCAATGTGGAAGTTCTCTGTCAAGAGCTTACAGCTAACATAGTGAAATTAGAAAAG atacaaaataacTTACAGAAGCTGCTTGAGAATGGTGACTGA